From the genome of Oxyura jamaicensis isolate SHBP4307 breed ruddy duck chromosome 2, BPBGC_Ojam_1.0, whole genome shotgun sequence:
ccaggaaaaagaaacccaGCACAGCAATCTACCGGTGGTGCAAGAGGCGCCAGCCCCAGAAAACACCCAGCACTTTGGGCACTTTGTGGCATCTGTCCCCAAAACCTGCCAAAACTCATCGGGGGTATGGATGGACAGCAGCATGCGGGGCTCCGTAGCGGATGGGGATGTCACCCGGGGGGACCGTGCTAGCCGGTGGTTCAGGGGACCCCAAATGTGTGTGCGTCAGCCCCCCACGAGTCACCTGTCCCTGCCAGCTCCAGAGGTGGGGGTGATGCGGCTGTCCCAGCCCTGGTCCCAGTCTCTGCCCACTGCAGAGCtcctggggcagagctgtgaCACCCTGCCAGCGCAGGGAATGGCACTGCTGGGATGTCAAGACGGGGTGTCAGGGACATGGGGACCCGGGGACATCAGGACACGGAGATCTGGGACAGTGGGGCCCAAATATCCAGGGCACAGGGACACCAGGACACCAGCACCTGGGCCACACAGACGCTGGGACACCAGGacctggggacactgggacaCGGTGACCCGGCACACAGGGACACCAGTACGCAGGACACGTGGATATGAGGACCCAGGACAAAGCGACAGCAGGACACAGGGGCACAAGGACCCCAGGTGTCAGGGACACGGGGACTTGAGACACAGGGACCctgggaggcagggagctggcgCAGGGGTCCCCAAGGGCTCCAGTGCCCCCCGATGCGGCGCTGCACcatgggcagggggctgggagggggtcCCAGACACACTCACACCCACGCTCCCATCCAGCTCTCTTTATTCCCAGTGCACTCAGAGGCTTTGGCGTCGCccaggggagggggggacacggggtcggggggacacggggccgGGGGCGTCCCCGGGGAGGTTCCTGGGCACGTGCCAGCGGGACGGGGCATGGGGCAGGGATGAGGACGCTGCTGTCCCCCCGAACCCGTGCAGGGGCCACCGCGGCACCGGTGGCAGcgcttggggtggggggacacaCGCAGGGCGGCCGCCCCCTCATCTCTCGGGCCAGTAGAGCACGAAGCCGTCGCGGCTCTTGCGGAAATCGGGGGCGGCCAGGCCCGGCCGCGTCTCCACGGTCAGCAACCTCTTGCGCCCGCGCAGGCTGAGCTGGATGCAGTCGGAGACGCGGACCTGCAGCTCCCGCTTGGTCCTGCAAGGGCACGGCTTCACCATGGGGTGACAGTGACACCCCAGCAGgtgccccccccggggcaggcgCGGCCCCCACTCACGCTCGGCAGTGCTCCAGCAGGACGCCCACCAGCTCGCCCACCCGGTTGTCCCCCGGCGGCTGCGTCTTGTGCAGGCAGACGGCCAGGTCGTCGTGGCTCTGCGTGTGGAAGACCACCAGCTGCGCCCGGCAGCTCGTCACGCTCAGCCCCGTCACCTGTGGGTGTCAGGGACACGCGGGGGGGGTGTCACGGCACCACGGTGGTGTCACGGCCCCGCGGTGGTGTCACGGCACCGCGGTGGGGACGGCGTGACGCCGGGGAGCTGCGCCGTGCTGACATGGGTGGGATATGGGGACAGTGGGGAGGGACAGGGGCGGTCAGGACAGCCACGGGCACCCCGGTGCCACCGGGGGCCGGGGACACTCACGGTGCTGAGGGGCAGCGCCCGCATCACCCGGTACTGCTGCCGGGGCTCCAGCTTGTAGAGGTGCTGGTCGGTGATGAGGATGGCGCGGTCGCGGCTCTTGTTGAAGCGGTTGATCTGCGGGGCAGGGACGAGTgagggggtggcgggggggggggacaccgaCGGGGACACGCCGGTGCCACCGAGCCCCTCACCTTGCGGACGTGTCCGGAGAAGAGGACGGAGCCGAAGTGCACCTTGTCCCGCAGAGCCTGCACGCGGCGGGCGAAGGGCAGCGCCAGCCCGGGGTTCTCGCTGGCCTGCGGGGAACGCGCTGTGGGGtggccggggaggggggcagcgggtttggggtgggggttTCGGGGTCCCGCCGGCCGCGCCGTGCCCTTACCGAGGACAGGTAGTCCCGCGCCCAGCCCCGCTGGCACCCCCAGTCCTTccgcagcccctgcagcacctccaTGGCGGCCACCTTGGCCCGGATCTGCGCCATGTCGGAGGGGGGGATGTTCTTGACGATTTGCCGCGCTCGCCACCTGCGGGGTTGGGGGGCACACGAGGCGCTCAGGCACTGCCACCAcgctcccccctctccccccccaaaCCGCGGCACCCGTTGGCCCCTTGCGCCGCTGGCACCTGCggaagagctgctggctgtTCTCCTGGAAGCGCTCCAGCACGGCCGGCGGCACGGGCCAGGCCAGGCTCTTGCCGAAGTCGGGCATGGCGCGGACGCCCTGGAAGCGccgcagcagctccagcaggtaCGCCTTCACCTTGTGCCGCTTGTAGTAGCCCATGATGGCGTAGGCGGCGCGCAGGTAGCGGCACCGCCTGCGGGCCAGGGCGCCGCGCCACGCCTGCGAGACAGGAGAGGTCGTTttgtccccagtgccaccctCGGGGGGATGCGGGGGGCTCTCCACCCGGCTGCCACCGCCTCCGGGGGGTGTGGCAGCGGTGGGGACCGTCCCCATCATTGTCCCCATGACCATGGGTTGGTGGCACTATCTTGTCCCGCAGGAGAGTGGTGCCAGGCACCAAGCCCCGCACCGCTAGGCTCAGCGGGGACGGTCCCCAAAagtgctgcccctgccccaaaACGCGCTGTGGGGCTGGACGGGTCCCCTGCGCCCCCCCCAGCAGTGTCTGGGGGTGCCCAGAGCCggccccatcccctgccccacagcctgaTGAGCCGAACAAACACCCCACGCTGTGCCCTGCAGCAACCCCGAGTCCTGCCCCGTGTCACCCccaccttctgcagcagcaggacgaTGATGGGGATGAGCTGCGCCCGCTCCTGCTCGAGGCAGAAGAGGGTGCGGGGCGTGCGGATGAAGACCTTGGTGTGGCCGTAAGCCACGTCGTCCTGGAAGCCGTGCTGCTCCAGGAGGGCTTGCGCGGCCTCGCGGTCGGTGGCCATCAGGTGGTTGGGCCACGTGTACTCGCACGTCATCTTgtacctgggggggggggggacggcgGGGGTCAGCGGGACGGGGCGCGGGGGGCTGCTGAggacccccctccccccccaaaccTTGGGGCTCCGGGGCCGTACCGCAGCAGGAAGCGGTCGTAGGGCTGGCGGTAGGCGAAGCCGGCGCGGCGCACCCGCACgttctccagcagccccaggtaGGAGACCTGGTGGCGGCAGCGCTCCTCGTCGAAGAGCACCGGCGACTTCTGGTCGTTGGGCTTGATGCAGCGCACGTAGTAGGGCTCCTGCGGGCACGCCACGGGGCTGGCACGGCGGGGGACGGGTGGTGGCACCATCCCGTGTCCCCGCACGGCCGGGCACGCTCCAGGTATGTGTCCCCGAGCCCGTGTCCCCAAGCCTGTGCGTGTTCTGGGGGGCTGGTATGGGGACAGGAGAGCTTGGTGGCTCGGGGACAACCCCACGTGGCTCAGGGACATGCCTGGTCAGCTTGGGGACGTACCTGAGTGCCCTGGGGACGTGTCTGGCTGCACAGGGACGCCTTGGCTGCCTCAGGGACGCGCACAGATGGTTAAGGAGCGTGCCCACGTGGCTTGGGGACATGCCTCAGGAGCATGTCCCAATTGTTTGGGGACACTTTTAGCTGATATGGGGACATACCAGGCTGGCCTGGGGACATGTAGGGCTGGCACAGGGACCTCGTGGCTGCATAGGGACATACCTGATGGGCTCAGGGACATCGTGGCTGGCTTGGGGACACACCTACCCGATACGGGGACATACCAGGCTGGCTTGGGGACGCGTAGGAACGTGCCCAGCTGGCTTGGGGACATACGGGGCTGACGTGGGGACGTGGCcggctgccccggggctggtACCTTGGAGGCGAGGTTTTCCACCAGGGCCACGATGGAGTTCTTGAAGAGCGTGGCGGCGGTCAGCGGGCGCTTGGTGACCTCGGTGATGCTCTGCTCGCCGTCGGGCCACATGGCACGCAGCACGGGGTCGGCGCTGGGGACGGTGGCGGCGTGGGGCTGGCGACACCGGgctcctctcccccacccctccatcgcccagccccacggctctgccaccccccaccccctggCGGTGTCCCCTGGCTGTGCCACCAGCCCTCTCACGGTGTCCCCAGCCCCTAGATGTCCCCAACCTGTTGTAGAGCAGCCGTTTGAAGTCCTGGAAGAGCGTGTCCTTGTTCTTGTCCAGGAAGCCCTCCACCGAGTACCTGCGGGACGGGGACACCGTGCTGGGGGTGTGCAGGGACAAGctttggggcaggggctgctggggacaccAGCCCTGGGCTGGCCCCACAGAGGTGACGTGTCCTTGGGAGGTGTAAACCCTACTGTGCCATGGTCCTCCAAGGTCCCAAATGGTCCCAAGGCTCCAAACGACACCAAAACCCCACAGAGCACCCGCTGCGGTTCTCCAAGGCCCCACGGTCGACCGTGGACCCCCCAAGAGCCCCCACAGCCCCGCCATGATCCCAAAAggtcccccccgcccccccaaaaTCCTCCaccgcccccccaccccccccccccccatggttCTTCGTggtgccccacagccccccaagccccccccggccccccatACGTGACGTCTCCGGCGTAGTGCTTGATGCGGAAGTCGCGGTTGAACTCCATGGTCTTGTCggtggggcagagctggggagcagggggggtgTCAGCCCCGGCCCACGggccccccactcccccccccccggacccccccaCGCTGCCCCCCGATGCACCTTGCGGCTGCTGTAGTGGGGGTGGCGGCCCAGGCGGGTGTCCATGGAGGCCAGGAAGAGGGCGTCGGTGACGGTCCCCACGGCCAAGCAAGCCTCGTCCAGCAGCGCCAGGATGCCGCGGTGCGGCTGCTCCACCAGCTCCACGATGGGCTCGTTGCTGAAGTACTCGATCTGGGGGGGGGGTACCGTGTCCCCAAATCaaccccccacgcccccccggcaccccaaATCGCACCCCGCCCGGCGGTGCCACCCTCCCCGTGCCGCTCACGTTCTGCCAGGCGATGCCCTCGCGCTGGTACTCGGCCTGCTCCTGCCGCAGGATGAGCTCgatgaagagctgctgcagcttctcgTTGCAGTAGTTGATGCAGAACTGCTCGAAGCTGAGCCCGGGCGGGGGTCAGGTCGGCCACCGCCAACTGGCCCCGTGACACCCCGAGCGtgtggccctgctgctggccccccTGGTCCTGCCCCTCCAGGTGTTCCTCCCGGGTCCCATCTCCTCCAGGTGTCCCTCCTGAGTGCCATCCCCTCCAGGTGTCCCCTCTACATGTCCCCAATCCTCTCCACATCCCCTCCGTGTGTCCCATCCCAAGCCCTGTCCCATCCACGCGTCCCCTGGGCATCTCCCCACTGCTCTGCGTCCCTCCGAGCCCTGTCCCCTCCATGTGCCCATCCTGGGTCCCATCCCCTCCACGTCTCCTTCCCATCCCGTCCCCTCCACGtgtccctgctcctcctgtcccctctATGTGTCCCCCAGAGGTGTCCCCATGCCCTCCACGCGTCCCCTGGGCCTCTCCCCACTGCTCTGCATCCCTCTGAGCCCTGTCCCCTCCATGCGCCCGTCCTGGgtcccatccccaccccatctCCTTCCCATCCCCGGCCCCTTCCACGTGTCCTTCCCAGGTGTCCCCNNNNNNNNNNNNNNNNNNNNNNNNNNNNNNNNNNNNNNNNNNNNNNNNNNNNNNNNNNNNNNNNNNNNNNNNNNNNNNNNNNNNNNNNNNNNNNNNNNNNNNNNNNNNNNNNNNNNNNNNNNNNNNNNNNNNNNNNNNNNNNNNNNNNNNNNNNNNNNNNNNNNNNNNNNNNNNNNNNNNNNNNNNNNNNNNNNNNNNNNNNNNNNNNNNNNNNNNNNNNNNNNNNNNNNNNNNNNNNNNNNNNNNNNNNNNNNNNNNNNNNNNNNNNNNNNNNNNNNNNNNNNNNNNNNNNNNNNNNNNNNNNNNNNNNNNNNNNNNNNNNNN
Proteins encoded in this window:
- the LOC118161122 gene encoding unconventional myosin-Ig; translation: MDTRLGRHPHYSSRKLCPTDKTMEFNRDFRIKHYAGDVTYSVEGFLDKNKDTLFQDFKRLLYNSADPVLRAMWPDGEQSITEVTKRPLTAATLFKNSIVALVENLASKEPYYVRCIKPNDQKSPVLFDEERCRHQVSYLGLLENVRVRRAGFAYRQPYDRFLLRYKMTCEYTWPNHLMATDREAAQALLEQHGFQDDVAYGHTKVFIRTPRTLFCLEQERAQLIPIIVLLLQKAWRGALARRRCRYLRAAYAIMGYYKRHKVKAYLLELLRRFQGVRAMPDFGKSLAWPVPPAVLERFQENSQQLFRRWRARQIVKNIPPSDMAQIRAKVAAMEVLQGLRKDWGCQRGWARDYLSSASENPGLALPFARRVQALRDKVHFGSVLFSGHVRKINRFNKSRDRAILITDQHLYKLEPRQQYRVMRALPLSTVTGLSVTSCRAQLVVFHTQSHDDLAVCLHKTQPPGDNRVGELVGVLLEHCRATKRELQVRVSDCIQLSLRGRKRLLTVETRPGLAAPDFRKSRDGFVLYWPER